The following proteins are co-located in the Diaphorobacter sp. HDW4B genome:
- a CDS encoding error-prone DNA polymerase: MSAMDYERTKSPLPASALPDYVELHCLTNFSFQRGASHPAELVERAEALGYAALAITDECSVAGVVRAWLAVQHLTEKRKKDMVDGKETREFDLPLLYGSEFQFGDLCIVAIARDLQGWGDLCEFITAARGAALKGSYRLTSASPWHLLHGCELLIVPSRAAFMKEVGDSAQLEQALESARAMLSCDFSLALELHKGSGDSLWLQMLEQVGERLNVPLVAAGGVLMHSRARKPLLDVITAVGLNCSVAECGYALAPNGERRLRPRTQLATTYSPKLMAATVEVASRCHFKLEQIRYNYPLETVLPGKTAQQTLTWLTWEGARAWYPQGIPLDIQNQVLNELDLIGELGYAMYFLTVHDIVRQARSWGILCQGRGSAANSVICFFLGITAVRPEKGNLLFERFISKERKEPPDIDVDFEHERREEVIQYIYEKYGQERAAITAVVITYRLRSALRDVGKALGVAPVLVDAFAKDHHWFDDAAAAERLQALAHDVGTTIGTHIAQLWLALSEQLCGFPRHLSQHVGGFVLTQDKLTRLVPVEPASMEKRSIIQWDKDDLDAMNLLKVDVLALGMLTALRRCLAMRNEIREERWDLLSNIPEDDPRIYDMICAADTVGTFQIESRAQMSMLPRLLPREFYDLVVEVAIVRPGPIQGGMVHPYLLARERKRNEQPLELEKPELKPALERTLGIPIFQEQVMQIAMDAAGFDAGEADALRRSMAAWKRTGGVHHFKDRVIEGMVDNDYRREFAEQIFQQMLGFGEYGFPESHAYSFALLAYASAWLKRHEPACFLAALLNSQPMGFYTPSQLVQDARRHGVRVLPVDVTTSDWLSTLEAPAQPIRGVDEPQPAVRLGLNFVAQLEASAAKRLLQARAQAPFESTQDLALRAQLAKHDLQALAAADALAHLSGHRRQQMWDAAAQLRAPPLLRDAPTHEDRLELPEAKEGEAILFDYAATGLTLRNHPMSLLRERLDRWKIRTAEQLLHAPNGQRVRAAGIVTVRQRPGTAKGTMFVSLEDETGTVNVVVWPSMLEQWRDPLLRSRLMAVEGTWQSSRPNPSAPEHAARHLIAERVKDLTPLLGRLAPVLNGSRDFH; the protein is encoded by the coding sequence ATGAGCGCCATGGATTACGAGCGCACGAAATCTCCTTTACCCGCTTCGGCCTTGCCGGACTATGTGGAGCTGCATTGCCTCACCAATTTCAGCTTTCAGCGCGGGGCTTCGCATCCGGCAGAACTGGTCGAGCGCGCAGAAGCGCTGGGCTATGCCGCGTTGGCCATTACGGATGAGTGCTCGGTTGCCGGCGTGGTGCGTGCGTGGTTGGCCGTTCAACATCTGACGGAAAAGCGCAAAAAGGACATGGTGGATGGCAAGGAGACACGCGAGTTCGACCTTCCCTTGCTCTACGGAAGCGAGTTCCAGTTTGGCGACCTGTGCATCGTCGCCATCGCGCGCGATCTGCAGGGCTGGGGCGATCTGTGCGAGTTCATCACCGCCGCGCGCGGGGCTGCGCTCAAGGGCTCTTATCGTTTGACCTCGGCGTCGCCCTGGCACTTGCTGCATGGCTGCGAGTTGTTGATCGTTCCCAGTCGCGCGGCCTTCATGAAGGAGGTCGGAGATAGCGCGCAACTTGAACAGGCGTTGGAGAGCGCTCGCGCCATGCTGAGCTGCGATTTCTCGCTGGCGTTGGAACTGCACAAAGGTTCGGGCGACAGCCTTTGGCTGCAAATGCTGGAGCAAGTGGGCGAGCGTTTGAATGTTCCGCTTGTGGCCGCAGGCGGCGTGCTCATGCACTCGCGTGCGCGCAAGCCGTTGCTCGATGTGATCACCGCTGTGGGTTTGAATTGCAGCGTGGCGGAATGCGGTTATGCGCTTGCGCCCAACGGCGAGCGCCGCTTGCGCCCGCGCACGCAACTGGCGACGACGTATTCCCCCAAGCTGATGGCGGCCACGGTGGAGGTGGCCAGCCGCTGCCATTTCAAGCTGGAGCAGATTCGCTACAACTACCCACTGGAGACCGTGCTGCCCGGCAAGACAGCGCAGCAGACCTTGACTTGGTTGACGTGGGAGGGCGCGCGTGCGTGGTATCCGCAAGGCATTCCGCTGGATATTCAGAACCAGGTTTTGAACGAGCTCGATTTGATCGGCGAGCTGGGTTATGCGATGTATTTCCTCACGGTCCACGACATTGTTCGTCAGGCACGCAGTTGGGGAATCCTGTGTCAGGGGCGCGGATCGGCGGCCAATTCGGTGATCTGTTTCTTTCTCGGCATCACGGCAGTAAGGCCCGAAAAAGGCAATCTTCTTTTCGAGCGTTTCATCAGCAAAGAGCGCAAGGAGCCGCCCGACATCGACGTCGATTTCGAGCACGAGCGGCGCGAGGAAGTCATCCAGTACATCTACGAAAAATACGGCCAGGAACGTGCCGCCATCACTGCCGTCGTCATCACGTATCGCCTGCGCAGTGCCTTGCGCGATGTGGGCAAGGCGTTGGGCGTTGCGCCCGTGTTGGTCGATGCGTTCGCCAAGGACCATCACTGGTTCGACGACGCGGCCGCAGCCGAGCGACTGCAAGCGCTGGCGCACGATGTGGGCACAACCATCGGCACACATATCGCGCAACTGTGGCTGGCATTGAGCGAGCAACTGTGCGGCTTTCCGCGCCATCTCAGTCAACACGTGGGCGGCTTCGTCCTTACGCAGGACAAGCTCACACGCCTCGTTCCCGTAGAGCCCGCGAGCATGGAAAAGCGCTCCATCATCCAGTGGGACAAGGACGATCTCGATGCGATGAATCTGCTCAAGGTCGACGTGCTCGCGCTTGGCATGCTCACCGCGCTGCGCCGTTGTCTGGCCATGCGCAACGAGATTCGCGAAGAGCGCTGGGACCTGCTCAGCAACATTCCCGAGGACGATCCGCGCATCTACGACATGATCTGCGCGGCCGACACCGTGGGCACCTTCCAGATCGAAAGCCGCGCGCAGATGAGCATGCTGCCGCGCCTGCTGCCGCGCGAGTTCTACGACCTGGTGGTCGAAGTCGCCATCGTGCGACCGGGGCCGATTCAGGGCGGCATGGTGCATCCGTACTTGCTGGCGCGGGAGCGCAAGCGAAACGAGCAACCGCTGGAATTGGAAAAGCCCGAACTCAAACCCGCGCTGGAACGCACGCTGGGCATTCCCATCTTCCAGGAACAGGTCATGCAGATCGCCATGGATGCTGCCGGTTTCGACGCGGGCGAGGCAGACGCGCTGCGCCGCTCCATGGCCGCGTGGAAGCGCACGGGCGGCGTGCATCACTTCAAGGATCGCGTCATCGAAGGTATGGTGGATAACGACTACCGCCGCGAATTTGCCGAGCAGATTTTTCAGCAGATGCTCGGCTTTGGCGAATACGGCTTCCCCGAAAGCCATGCCTACAGCTTTGCGCTGCTCGCCTACGCCAGTGCGTGGCTCAAGCGGCACGAGCCCGCATGCTTTCTGGCCGCGCTGCTCAACTCGCAGCCCATGGGTTTCTACACGCCATCGCAACTCGTGCAGGACGCGCGCCGACACGGCGTGCGCGTCCTGCCGGTCGATGTGACGACGAGTGACTGGCTCAGCACGCTCGAAGCACCTGCGCAGCCGATTCGCGGCGTGGACGAGCCACAGCCCGCCGTGCGCCTGGGCCTGAACTTCGTCGCGCAACTAGAAGCCTCGGCCGCAAAGCGCCTGCTGCAAGCCCGCGCGCAAGCCCCGTTTGAAAGCACGCAAGACCTGGCCCTGCGCGCCCAACTCGCGAAACACGACCTGCAGGCACTGGCCGCCGCCGACGCACTTGCGCACCTCTCCGGCCACCGCCGCCAACAGATGTGGGACGCCGCCGCCCAACTGCGCGCACCCCCCTTGCTGCGCGACGCGCCCACGCACGAAGACCGCCTCGAACTGCCCGAAGCCAAAGAGGGCGAAGCCATCCTGTTCGACTACGCCGCCACCGGACTCACCCTGCGCAACCACCCCATGAGCCTGCTGCGCGAGCGCCTCGACCGCTGGAAAATCCGCACCGCCGAACAACTGCTCCACGCGCCCAACGGCCAACGCGTGCGCGCCGCAGGCATCGTCACCGTCCGCCAACGCCCCGGCACCGCCAAAGGCACCATGTTCGTCTCACTCGAAGACGAAACCGGCACCGTCAACGTAGTCGTCTGGCCAAGCATGCTCGAACAATGGCGCGACCCCCTGCTGCGCTCACGCCTGATGGCCGTGGAAGGCACCTGGCAATCCAGCCGCCCCAACCCCAGCGCACCGGAGCACGCGGCGCGCCATTTGATTGCGGAACGGGTGAAGGATTTGACGCCGTTGTTGGGGAGATTGGCTCCTGTGCTGAATGGGAGTCGGGATTTTCATTGA
- a CDS encoding helix-turn-helix domain-containing protein, whose protein sequence is MKKSSDTAMLPFEAEDAAKILAAKIRTARIVRGWTQDELAQRCEISKRTISNMEAGAVSVQFGFVLKVLWALDLIDDFIRQIRSVGVNDHEFALLEASQPLRVREKGRSA, encoded by the coding sequence ATGAAAAAGTCATCCGACACCGCCATGCTGCCGTTCGAGGCCGAGGACGCGGCCAAGATTCTGGCCGCCAAGATCCGCACGGCCAGAATCGTGCGCGGCTGGACTCAGGACGAACTGGCCCAGCGCTGCGAGATTTCCAAGCGCACCATCTCCAATATGGAGGCGGGTGCGGTCAGCGTGCAATTCGGCTTCGTGCTCAAGGTCTTGTGGGCACTGGATCTGATCGATGATTTCATCCGGCAGATCAGAAGCGTGGGTGTGAATGACCATGAATTCGCGCTGCTGGAGGCATCTCAGCCTTTGCGGGTGCGCGAGAAAGGCAGAAGCGCATGA